A single region of the Lates calcarifer isolate ASB-BC8 linkage group LG3, TLL_Latcal_v3, whole genome shotgun sequence genome encodes:
- the cfap20 gene encoding LOW QUALITY PROTEIN: cilia- and flagella-associated protein 20 (The sequence of the model RefSeq protein was modified relative to this genomic sequence to represent the inferred CDS: deleted 1 base in 1 codon): MFKNTFQSGFLSILYSIGSKPLQIWDKKVRNGHIKRITDNDIHSLVLEVEGTNVSTTYITCPADPKKTLGIKLPFLVMIIKNLKKYFTFEVQVLDDKNVRRRFRASNYQSTTRVKPFICTMPMRLDDGWNQIQFNLSDFTRRAYGTNYIETLRVQIHANCRIRRVYFSDRLYSEDELPAEFKLYLPVQNQKAKQ; the protein is encoded by the exons atgtttaaaaacacattccAAAGTGGATTTTTGTCTATCTTATACAGCATCGGCAGCAAACCTCTTCAGATATGGGATAAAAAG GTGAGAAATGGTCACATCAAGAGAATCACAGACAATGACATCCACTCATTGGTGTTGGAAGTTGAAGGGACAAACGTCAG TACCACCTATATAACATGTCCTGCAGACCCCAAGAAGACATTGGGTATCAAACTTCCTTTCCTGGTCATGATCATCAAGAACCTGAAGAAGTATTTCACCTTTGAAGTCCAG GTGTTAGATGATAAAAACGTT CGACGACGGTTTCGGGCGAGTAACTACCAGAGCACAACACGAGTGAAGCCGTTCATCTGCACCATGCCCATGAGGCTGGATGACGGCTGGAACCAGATACAGTTCAACCTGTCGGACTTCACCAGGAGAGCCTACGGAACTAATTATATTGAGACACTGCGTGTACAG ATCCACGCTAACTGTCGAATAAGGAGGGTTTATTTCTCAGACAGACTGTACTCTGAGGACGAGCTTCCTGCAGAGTTTAAACTCTATCTGCCGGTCCAGAATCAGAAGGCCAAG CAATAG